The genome window GGTTACCAAACCAGGAAGTGATAGAATAAGTTAAAATAGTCTCGATACAAGATGAATAGAACATCCTCATCAGTGTCTTATCAACCTGAAAGCCCCTCAGTTTCCTCAAGAAAAACAGCCTCTGATTGGCCTTCTTGCAAATACGGTCAGTGTTGGCGGCAAAGGTAAatttcagaggtgtggactcgagtcacatgacttggactcgagtcagactcgagtcatgaatttgatgactttagactcgacttgacaaaatgtaaaaagacttgcaactcgacttagactttaacatcattgacttgtgacttcacttggacttgagctttttgacttgacatgacttgacatgacttgctactttccccaaaacccaaagattaaaaagttattcgggagcgCTTCGTATTTTTCATTGTGTACTTGTCTATCAGCGTTgcgtgtgtcagcgtgtgtgctgcgtgtcaagcgtgtgtgctctcagtacaatagccaatcaaatttgaTCCGCGTTGTTttcgtcccacagcattcatccaatcaaattgcaggaaaaccGATGAAGAAGAAATGTCCAAACCACACGCCAGCGAACAAAAAATGATACCTAAAATAATTTCGTTTGGGTATAAAAATTACGAGGTGGTCAACACAAAACGGTTTGCAGTATGCAACACATGCGGTTCGAAAATTACTGATGGAgaggcaacaacttccaacttcgtccgacatttgaagttgcacaaagaacggtaagttttgaatgtaagctaacgttcattggctaagtaacgtgacttttatttgctgtgtagttaaatcagtgaggctgtaaactcactgctaacgttataacgttaTTGCAAACACGGGAATCTGTTGCAGTtcactaccttattcatactttttgttcagtgatttttttaagcagggttacgTTAGTCAATATATCACAcaaagtaacgtaacgttagacggcggtcagcagcaccgcgtattttagccacctaaaaaaagtcaaaaatagtaaaataaaggtcagttaaaatgtatactatattatgaATATGTGTACCGTTTTAGCTAGCTTTCCGACATACTGCTGGTTGTTtacctcagtggtccccaaccaccggtccgcggcccggtaccggtccgtggatcgattggtaccaggccgcacaagaaatttaaaaaaaaaaaaaaaagtttaaaaaaaaaaaaaatcaaatcaacataaaaaaagacaagatacacttacaattagtgcaccaacccaaaaaacctccctcccccatttacactcattggcacaatcattcacactcattcgcacaaaagggttgtttatttctgttattaatatttctggttcctacattttacatcaatatatatcaatacagtctgcagggatacagtccgtaagcacacatgattgtattttttaatgacaaaaaaataaaaataaaatacaaatttatataatgtaaataattcaatgtatatactccaattattaacttgtgtgatgactgtattatgctgatagtatatatttgtaccatgaattgattaacgtggaccccgacttaaccagtggaaaaacgtattcgggtgttaccatttagtggtcaattgtacggaatatgtactgtactgtgcaatctactaataaaagtttcaatcaatcaatagctgcTGACCCCATCCACAGCAATGTAAAGCCTAAGTCGTGTGCTGGTAGCCTGTCTACTTCTCTCTATTGTGAGTGGGTTGCCCGCCATTTTCCGTGTAGTCCCTCATACAACCCCACTTCACAAATCCCGAACTATCCCTTCAACTCGAAATaagttttaaaatacatgactaGTGCAGCAACTGTAACCTAatgtttaccacacacacacactgttaagATTGATATTAATAATATGAGTAATAAAGAGTAGTTTCAGTACTTTTCATATGTGGCTATAAGGGATTTTCTGACATCTGTTTAATATGCTTACAGATTTCAAGAATACCTGATGAACAAAAGCATCACAAATGGACCACAACAGCCTTCAATCTCGCAGTTCCTGGACAATCGTGTCGGGCATTACAGTATGACTCATCCACAGCAGAAAGCTATCACCAATGCAATACTGTCTGACTTGATTATTGATTGCAACTTGCCCCTGTCTATTGTGGAAAACAAGAGTTttcgccactttctgacagtactTGACAGCAAGTACAGCCCAGTGTGTCGCAGAACACTGACATCAAAAACAGAGAACCTCACTGAAGAAAGACGATCAAAATTAAAAACTCAATTGAGCCACACTGACCATGTTTCAGTGACTGTCGACATTTGGTCTGACCGAAAGATGAGGGGATTCCTCGGTGTCACTGTGCACTGGATGGACAAAGAGGCAGAGAGGATACAGCTCAAGTCCAATCTCTTGGCTTGTGAGCGCTTCAAAGGCTCACATACAGCTGAATGAATCTGTGACAAATTTGAGGCTATATGTGATGAATACAACATTAAAGCTAAACTGGACTACATTATTAGTGACAATGCTGCTAACATGCGAAAAGCATTCACTGTGTGCTTCCCCAGTGAACAAGAGGATGACGATGATGGAGATCATCTGGATGACCCTGAGCTCTGGTGTGATTTAACCGTGGAAGATCAGCAAACGGTAGATGTTGCTATGGCAAAGAAAAAGCGCTTGCAGTGTTTTGCACACACTCTTCAGCTGGTGGTGGGAGATGGTTTGAAAGAAACAAAAGTGGTATCTCCTTCTCTTTCGAAGTTATCTAAACTCAGCTCACTGCTGCACACAAGCACAACATTCAAAGATGTGTTTGATGCTGAATTTGGGGAACAGAAAGGCATCCCTGCTGCAGTCAACACAAGATGGAACTCAACACTGAGGCAAGCGAAGGCTCTTCTCCAGTGCAATCATGTAAGGCTCTGTGCTGTTCTAGAAAAGGCTGGGCACAGGGAGTTGTCATTCACAGCACGGGAGTGGAATCTGTTGAAAGATTTGGTGGACATCTTGAAGCCATTTGGAGAAGCAACTGATTTGACACAGGGGGAGAAGGTTATCACAATCAGTGCTGTTGTTCCATCCATCTTGTCCCTCAACCACCACCTTGAGAAACTGAAGCCTCAGGTCTGTTTTCTGAGCGGCCTGGTCAGAAGTCTCCAGACATCCCTGAACAAAAGATTTCTTGGAATCTTCATCAATGTGAAAATGGCCAGGACACAAGATGGGATCACTGCTCCCTTTTCAGATCCAGTCTACCTCAAAGCAGCTGTCTTGGATCCAGCCTTTTCTCTGTTGTGGGTGGAGCCCCATGTGCTGGTCAGTCGTGATGTCAAGGCAGAGGTGGCACAACAGGTTAAAGGTAAATGTAACTGAGTCTAATGTAACTTTTTCCCTCATAATCTGATCTAACTGACTGCAGCAATAACTAAGTATTTCAGTCTAGCACACTGCATCACCAACACAAATGGTAATGATAAGGTCTCTTGTTTCTGCTATTGTTTTTACATGTTTACCAGAATTGATCCTGCAAGATGCTGCAGAGACTGAGCAACCTGCGCCTCTTGTTGATGAAAAAGAGCAAGGGGACCTTGGAGAAGGAGAAGGGCTGTTTGCTGCTTACCACAAGAGACAGAAGAAGGATGTTGGGACTACTCCAGCACTACAGCTAAGTCACTACCTTGACATAGCTGAAGGACAGAATGCCCTTTTGTTCTGGGCATTGAACATGAAGACTCTTCCTTCACTGTTCCGAGTGGCCATGAGAGTCTTGGCAGTGCCTGCCTCCAGTGCTCCAGTGGAGCGAGTTTTCAGCCATGGTGGCATCATACTACGCCCCCATCGTGCACAAATGACTGACAGACTCTTGGCCAATTTGGTCTTTTGCAAATGCAATGCAGCATATGGCCCTGACATATAAAAAGTACAAcctttttgttatgttatatgtcatgttttttcaatgttaacacttttgtacaaataagtacagttgcactttatttttcaaatgtgtttattctgtaaaggaatgagtcaaatgtttaaaatgactggttaatagtgctattataaagtgcaatgtcagcacaattTTCTTTCCTGCAAtttaaaatgcacttgttttaataaataaatacagcgtttgaaaagcatacacaatctgtgttaatatattagtctgtggttaaaaggacttgaaaggactcgaaactcaaaatgcaggacttgggacttgacttgagactttccagtcttgactttggacttgactcgggacttgcctgtcttgactcgagacttgactcggacttgagggcaaagacttgagacttacttgtgacttgcaaaacaatgacttgttccCACCTCTGGTAAATTTATTGTCTAAAATTGTACCTAGATACTTGTATTCACTGACTATCTCAACAGCAGAGCCATTAATGATAATGGGTCCTTTGGCAGGGGGATCACGGCGAAAGTCAATGAACATCTCCTTCGTTTTATCGCCATTAAGCTCCAGATACAAATCATCGCACCATTTGATGAAGTTCTCTAGAACAGGACCGTGGTCTGATTCTTTGTCCTGCAGTAGGCTGACTATGACCGAGTCGTCGGCAAACTTAATGATGGACCTTGACTGAAGTGTGCTTTGACAGTCATTTGTGTACAGTGCAAACAGCAAGGGGGACAGGGTGATCCTGTGGAGCATAAACGGGCATCAGACAGTGTGCCGTTAACACGGGTCCTCTATGATCTTGAAGTGAGAAAGTCCACTAGCCAGCATATAGTACCAAAGTCAATATTGGACATACTCAGCAGTCTAAGAGACCGAATGTGTGGCTGCATGCAGTCGAACGCAGATAAAAAATCCACAAAgcatgtgttttattttcatctagATGCCCAGCAACAAGGTGTAGTAATGTTGCTGTTGTTATGTACAGAGAagagaaggaggcgacaaccagggcacaaCTGCGGTTCACAAGGtgtatttaaacctttgatgattacgtggcgtgtgtatgctactctaagtgaaagAGTGTagactatgtgtaatattaatagtgtaaatgttaccagggtttgttgtctgtgagtgttggttgtatctttcgtcgaatccagaggggcaaggcgaagaggcagttcgtgaaCAGGCATAAGGTCGGGGGCAGGAGcgaggcagcgtggtctgggtccgagcagggaggtcgtggatcgaggaaggcagtcaggaaTCCGGCTGGATGTCGAGAGGCAAGGTACGATCCCGGAAGACAGGGGTGTCACTgcggaagacacaagggacatgaacAAGGGAGACACGGAGAGAGCAAAGAGCAAAGCACAGgggagggaatgccagacgtgatgcttactgggaagattagtgacgttctggcaaaggttcctcgggttcgctggtctttatgccgctccccctcgtcaagtccaggtgcgctAAACAGTGATTgtctgcaggcttgttgctgtgtgggcgtgttgtgctcagtgcgagcaggggcgtgtctgagcgtgctgccagcagaggtgcctgcagctgcAGGGGAAATGTGGGTTCGACTACGCGTCATAACAGCTGTGGCatcatctacaccaggggtgtcaaacatacggcccgcgggccggaaccggcccccaaggaggttcgatcaggcccgcaggataatttgaaagtggaaaaaatgcataaaagacatggaattaatattttaaattcgctgcaattcatggattatccgctaaggggcgcactctttccatcagagtagaagacaagccgcatcactgagacagactgaaaacagcagacggtatcaatgcgccatctgctgcttgttacgacgttgttaataccttggtctctacctctccgctacaccctcattagccaaaatgtcgttatccaaacggagaaaagtagatatggagtgtagaattttcaaagaaaaatggaccacgtcctatttatttacagagatgcacggaagaccttcgtgcttggtgtgtttgcaacaagtttcggtattgaaggaatataatattcgacGCCACTACGAGACTCATCACAGCGAAAAATATGACGGCTTGCAAGGACAACTGAGAAGAGATAAGATTAACGAATTGCTGGCGGGTCTGAGGAAACAGCAGTCAACTTTCATCGTATTTCAACGTTTTCAGGTATTTTGTGAACTTGAGACAGAATTTTCAGTTTTTCGCTCACCTTTCACAGTTAAAGCTTCTGATCTGCCGGTCGAAATTCAGCTAGAGATAATTGATTTGCAGTGTGATGCAGATTTGAAGGGCAAATTTGCCTCTGTAGGTCTGGACAGATTTTATCAGTATCTACTACCAGGGTACCCCAAATTAACAGCCCTGGCTGCTAAAATTTTGTGCATGTTTGGGACAACCTACCTTTGTGAACACATTTTCTCAGTgatgaatatcaataaaacaaaaatgcgttcaagtctcacaaacaagcacttaaatgacattctgaaagtgacagctagtcaggacatgacacctggtgttgatgcacttgtacaggccaaaagatgccaagtttcaggaacaaatacaagtccagactagactaacacctttaaaatgctgccttagatactgtttgcattgaaagaatacagctctgtgaagatgaatccttactgtggtgatttaaaaaatgtgcactttaatgttagtcagcagcttcaaaacaaaagttgtgtgatggaattctactgttcatacaactccataaattttcagtatgtattgtatgtgtatgtatgtttcatgtatgaagtttacagatttacaggacaggcgaacactttcttcgttacacatttaaaatcactctccttagtttgtaaggtgtacacagggattacatttagattttatatgcgtatgtgtaagtggtttaaaaattcctttctttaaaagtctcatttaatcttaaagtgcattactatatttttcagtaccaattaaagttttgtgcctttgtaaaatcagtgggatcagttgcaatgcatatttgtgaatgataaaagtaaattgcaGATTCgtctaaggaaatatgaggtgtttcatgaaatgttttgtaaaaggatagttcattaaatttcaatattttcctaatgttcttgtgcttctttacaccaaaacaaaggaaagacatgatattttggttatttataacagagtatggtataattttaatggtccggcccacttgacatctccctaggccgtatgtggcccacgatgcaaaatgagtttgacacccctgatctacaccttTCCTGGGCTGATAAGCAAACTGTAGTGGATCAATTGCATCTCAGGTCATGACCAttaaactctgcttcactattttCTTGAAGCTTTTCATCACCAGGGATTTCAATGCCACAGGGCGGTAGTCATTCAGCCCCCTTGGTGATGGGACCTTTGCAACGGGTACTACAATGGATTCCTTCCATAATTTGGGGACACAGTTCTGTGATAAAGACAGTTGGAAGATGTGAGAGAAAATGCCACATAAAAACAGACCACATTCTTTAAGTAGTTTACCACTAATGCAGTCAGGCCCCTGGCTTTTCCTCACATTTGTCTGCTCAAATGTTCTCCAGACATCCATTTAATTAATCTGAATCAGACTGCTTACAGGGGCACCTCTGAATTCAGATAGTTCATTACAAATATAACTGGTTTAACTCATCTGCTAGTACAGAATAAGGCTTGTGGGGGTTAGGCAGACCTTTTTTGGAGTCTTGCATTCCGACCATGGAATTAATTCCCCTCCAAGCATAGCGGGAACTACCATTTTTTTAGTTCTTCCTCTACCTTATCTTTATACTGTAGCTTGGCCATTTTCATGTCTTTTTTGACCAGCTTGTGAGCTTCTCTTTGTTTTTCAGTATCACCCTGATAAAAAGCCAACTTTTTCAACTTTAAGGAATTTTTAAGGGATTTGCTAACCCATTGCTTATTATTTGGGTATACTTTTATTATCTTCCTAGGGATAATCATTTCCTCACAAAATTTAATATAACTTGTCCCAGTGTCACTCAGTTTGTTGAAGTCCTTACAAGAGTCTTCAAAAACATCCCAATTGGTTCTGTCATAGCAACCATTTAGTTCACGAACAGAGCCCTCCGTCCACACAGCCACCTCCTGGCACTCCACTTTTACTCTCTTGAGGGCTGGTTTATACACAGTGGCCAGAGAGATGCTGTTGTGATCAGATGAGCCTAATGGTGCTAGTCCGTAGGATTTGTAGGCGCCTTTTATGGTGCCACAGCACAGGTCCAGAATTTTTCCATGCCTAGTTGGGCAGCTTACATACTGGTGAAAGTGACCTAGGGACTTCTTAAGGCTACATGAATTAAAATCTCCCAATAGAAAATGGGGGGCTGCGGGGCTGATGCTTTGAAGTCGGTGCACAAGTTTAACAATAGTGGATGTTGCCTCTCCCATATTAGCTCTGGGGTGGATGTAGACAACTGTCCTGAACAGCTGTGAGATTTCTCGCTGTAAATAAGACAGCCGCAGTGAGACACTTAAAAGTTCAATTACTGGGCTACATATAGTTTCCCGCATCGTGACAGTCTTACACCAGGCTGGGTTCACATACAAGCACACGCCTCCTCCCAGTGTTTTACCTGTCAGCTGTGCGTCTCTGTCGAGCTGAAAAGGCTGCCCGAAACCAGTGACTTCCAGGTCCTGGTTCAAGTCGTGATCCTTTAACCACGTCTCTGTTAGTGCAATCACACAAGAGATATGCACTTTATATGAGCTTGAAGCTCGTCTACTTTGTTTCTCAGTGATTGTGCGTTACTGAGGATGATGGAGGGAAAGGGTAAGCGGCGTAATCCAAGTCGGAGCAGCCGCTGTCGCACTCCTCTATGCCCTCGCTTCCTCGTCGAGACAGCTCCTTGCACCACCGTGCATGGCTTTCTCGTATGTGCCGCTGCCCGCCTCCCATCTCGGACTCTCGGTTTGCGGATCTGCGGCAGAATGCCAGCTGGCAGGGTCCCGACTTTTGAGCCTCTACAGCGGATCAGAAAGTCACGGGCTGTATTGCAGTGAGTGGGGCTGCTGGCCGCGACCCACGCTGTCGGTTCTCAGCTGTGACTGTCCCTCGGGCAACGCCATGCAGAGCTCCTCCAGAATCTCTGTTTTGTTTGAAGTCATGTTTAAGTTGGTAGACTACTCAACAATAGTCATACACAAAGCCTGTGCACTCATTAGTTCATGATGATAACACAAAACACTGATCGCACATgacagacaaaaaaaaaggaCCAACAAACAGAGCGACTACTTTTGCGTGTCGCTGCTCAGAGGCAGCGCCATCTACTTCttgagagctggacgaagtggctggggagaggaaagtctgggcttccctgcttaggctgctgcccccgtgacctgacctcggataagcggaagaagatggatggatggatggatggataatcattTTACAAATTGAATGCAACTCTCATCACCTGTTGGACTTACAGCACCACAGATCATGCACCAAGCGATGTTGGAGCTGCTCACAAACTAAAGACGTGCATGGACGATTGTCAAGAGTGACAGTGGGAAAGACAGATTGGATAAAACGTGAGGATGAAAGGTCAGATGTGGACTGGCCACGGAACAAGAGTCCAGAACTGGTAAAAGGTCCGTGGACCCTAGAGGAGGATGAGAGGGTGGTGGGGTTGGTCCGATGGCAGTGAAGTCACTTTGAATTGCTAATTGTGAACGGAACTGAGCCATTAAAAGTTAGCCTATTTTCTATTTTTGCACATTAAGCATTTTAACCCTTTTTAAACACATTATTTTTCTATAAAATCAATCCACCACACACTCCCCTGCAAAATTTGATGTCGTCCCGACATCACAACCTTTGTGAACCAAGGGGCCTAAATGGTTGTTCTAGTTACATTCATAACTTAGTTTCAGGAGATTATTGTTACTGATCCAATACTGTTAAAGTATCTCAGACTAGAAACGTCTACATGTACTTAATAACCCTGCATGATAATGGGTTGGTTAACTGGAAACGGACTAATCCACATTGCTACTGATTGCAAATCTTGATATGGTATCTGCTGGGACTGGACTGGAGCCTATCATTCACCAGTTCTGTACTGCAGCAGACTGGGGTTCCAAGTTGATCACAGGTGAAGATTTTGGGAGCTTGCCTGTCTCTCTTAGGTAAGTCATATCTTTCATTTCTATCACTTTCTGATGGGTCTAGATTCAAGGGTAAAGGGATCTCATCCTGTCGACGATCATCTGGCGGTACATCCTGACTCTGAGCACTGTCATTCCAGGGCAGATTTTCCTGTTGAGACTCAGACCTGTTTGAGTCAGTTTCCTCGTCAACACTTAACACTGGTGGCTCTCGGTCATTGTCTTCCTAAGTCTCAAACATCTCACTAGTCTCGTCAACCTTCAATTCTTGGGGCAACAGAACGGGTTTGTAAAAGAATCCGCATTCACCGTCATCGTCTTCCTTTTCCGAGTTTGCACTTTGTGTGGACGTTGCTctcatgtttttcttttgtctaggTGCTATGTTCATCTGAGTTTCCAAAGGTAAGTGATCACATGGCAACAAAAAATTGCGATGAAGGATTCGCGATCGTCCTTTTCCACGTTCAGGTTTGACTTCATAGACTAGGATGTCATTTCCAACCTTGCGGGTTACAACAAggatcttctcctcccagtgatTGCGACGCTTACCAGTGCGTCCTCTAGGTGTTAGATTCCTAACAAGGACACGGTCGCCTGGATGTAGCACTGAACTTTGTTCTTTTCCATCATAATATCTTTTTCCTTTCTCTGTTGACTTTTTTGCATTGCTTTGGACAATTTCAAATGCTTCTTGCATCTCTTTTctccatttcaatcaatcaatcaatgtttatttatatagccctaaatcacaagtgtctcaaagggctgtacaagccacaacgacatcctcggtacagagtccacatacgggcaaggaaaactcaccccagtgggacgtcaatgtgaatgactgagaaaccttggagaggaccctctaggggagaccgaaagcaatggatgtcgagtgggtctgacataatattgtgaaagtccaacacatcagcgaaagtccagtccatagtggggccagcaggaaccatcccaagtggagacgggtcagcagcgtagagatgtccccatctgatggacaggctagcggttgggagcagagtagaaaagaaaagaaaagaaacggcagatcaactggtctaaaaagggagtctatttaaaggctagagtatacaaatgagttttaagatgagacttaaatgcttctactgaggtagcatctctaacttttaccgggagggcattccatagtattggagcccgaatagaaaacgctctatagcccgcagactttttttgggctctgggactcactaataagccggagttctttgaacgcagatttcttggcgggacatatggtacaatacaatcgtcaagataggcaggagcttgaccgtgtagtattttatacgtaagtagtaaaaccttaaagtcgcatcttaggtgcacaggaagccagtgcaagtgagccagtataggcgtaatatgatcaaactttcttgtttttgtcaaaagtctagcagccgcattttgtaccatctgtaatcttttaatgctagacatagggaggcc of Entelurus aequoreus isolate RoL-2023_Sb linkage group LG09, RoL_Eaeq_v1.1, whole genome shotgun sequence contains these proteins:
- the LOC133656973 gene encoding zinc finger BED domain-containing protein 4-like, whose product is MRKAFTVCFPSEQEDDDDGDHLDDPELWCDLTVEDQQTVDVAMAKKKRLQCFAHTLQLVVGDGLKETKVVSPSLSKLSKLSSLLHTSTTFKDVFDAEFGEQKGIPAAVNTRWNSTLRQAKALLQCNHVRLCAVLEKAGHRELSFTAREWNLLKDLVDILKPFGEATDLTQGEKVITISAVVPSILSLNHHLEKLKPQVCFLSGLVRSLQTSLNKRFLGIFINVKMARTQDGITAPFSDPVYLKAAVLDPAFSLLWVEPHVLVSRDVKAEVAQQVKELILQDAAETEQPAPLVDEKEQGDLGEGEGLFAAYHKRQKKDVGTTPALQLSHYLDIAEGQNALLFWALNMKTLPSLFRVAMRVLAVPASSAPVERVFSHGGIILRPHRAQMTDRLLANLVFCKCNAAYGPDI